The following are from one region of the Salvelinus fontinalis isolate EN_2023a unplaced genomic scaffold, ASM2944872v1 scaffold_2452, whole genome shotgun sequence genome:
- the LOC129850902 gene encoding ladderlectin-like, translating into MKVLIIFALLCVTLSARAAAVPVESDAVAVEEPKSAPEEAVEVEAPAAEEKLSDAAGVFSEDENEAVEVAAAAPNDKAARRFCPDGWFSYQSKCYMFVNTPRSWFGAEEHCNELGASLASASSSPEYRYLQQITRTANRATAWIGGFYLQGTWMWIDRSGMYYTNWYSQSTATSNSCMYLQSAVGQGWRNLGCGTQYPFICVHNYRC; encoded by the exons atgaAGGTTCTGATCATCTTTGCACTACTTTGTGTCACACTCTCTGCTAGGGCAGCAGCAG TTCCTGTGGAGAGCGATGCTGTGGCGGTAGAAGAGCCAAAAAGTGCCCCAG AGGAGGCTGTTGAGGTTGAGGCTCCTGCAGCAGAGGAGAAGCTGAGTGACGCCGCAG GTGTCTTTTCAGAAGATGAGAATGAGGCAGTTGAGGTGGCTGCAGCAGCACCTAACGATAAAG CGGCACGCAGGTTCTGCCCTGACGGATGGTTCAGCTATCAGTCCAAGTGTTACATGTTTGTGAACACTCCTCGGTCCTGGTTCGGAGCCGAG GAACATTGCAATGAACTGGGCGCCAGCCTGGCCTCCGCCAGCTCCTCCCCTGAGTATCGTTACCTGCAACAGATAACCAGAACAGCCAACAGAGCCACTGCCTGGATCGGTGGATTCTACCTCCAG GGAACTTGGATGTGGATCGACCGCTCAGGAATGTATTACACCAACTGGTACAGCCAGAGCACCGCAACCAGCAACTCCTGCATGTACCTGCAATCTGCTG TGGGCCAGGGCTGGAGGAACCTCGGATGTGGCACACAATACCCATTCATCTGCGTGCACAACTATCGCTGTTAG